In Drosophila bipectinata strain 14024-0381.07 chromosome 2R, DbipHiC1v2, whole genome shotgun sequence, one genomic interval encodes:
- the CNT2 gene encoding uncharacterized transporter YutK isoform X2 yields MTDTTSKGALNNGYEMDHKELSIPDIEEFKELPPIDSNESVTKKTYWDSNPKVVRIVKILLYVALHLVVVGYFSYATYHYNDITNYECTWSGSTNPLCGINFCSGYGMLVLLLGFIYLGLFYYYIFKDTVGVYLYRHFLGPLSKKWHSFSRTRIVSLASIVLLLVLLGIFLFFETKDEPQKLVSLVAPCFFILCGYVFSTKRAAIKWRVVITGITSQFLLGIICIRWEVGRKIFECLGNKVATFLGYGTDGALFVFGNFLVENDVFAFAILPVIFFFSFFISILYYLGAMQWVVIKLGWILQSILGTTVCESVTAAANIFLGMSESPLLIRPYINKLTKSEIHSIMVSGFATVSGTVLAAYLSFGASAAHLITSSVMAAPATLAISKLYMPETEESQTTSDSIELEKSQDSSLLDAASSGASNAVPIVLGIIANIVAFVAFVAFLNGLVSWLGYLVGVDDIDFEWIFSKLFIPLVWAMGVPKEDCNIIAKVVATKTIINEFVAYERLGQYIESGEITARSAGIATFAICGFANPSSLGILIGSLSAMAPHRRSTITAVAFRAFVVGSIVCFVSASFAGILLQEDDERTSYNVIMEKLGRRNVTKF; encoded by the exons ATGACAGATACCACTTCTAAAGGTGCCCTTAACAACGGCTACGAAATGGATCAT AAGGAACTTAGCATACCAGACATTGAGGAGTTTAAGGAGCTCCCACCCATCGACAGCAATGAAAGTGTCACAAAAAAAACCTATTGGGACTCGAATCCAAAAGTTGTTCGCATTGTAAAGATCTTGCTATATGTTGCTCTGCATCTTGTGGTTGTCGGCTACTTTTCCTATGCCACTTACCATTATAATGATATAA cTAACTACGAATGCACCTGGAGTGGGAGCACCAATCCCCTCTGTGGCATCAACTTTTGCAGTGGATATGGAATGCTAGTCCTTCTCCTGGGATTCATCTACTTGGGTCTCTTTTACTATTACATATTTAAGGACACTGTTGGAGTCTATCTGTACAGACATTTTTTGGGACCTTTATCCAAGAAATGGCACAGCTTTAGCAGAACCCG aatTGTGTCACTTGCTTCCATTGTCCTTCTTCTAGTCCTGTTGGGCATTTTCCTCTTCTTTGAGACTAAAGATGAGCCTCAGAAGCTGGTATCATTGGTAGCACCCTGCTTCTTCATCCTGTGCGGATACGTTTTCTCCACCAAGCGAGCGGCCATTAAATGGCGCGTGGTCATCACCGGAATCACTTCCCAGTTCCTGCTCGGCATCATCTGCATCCGCTGGGAGGTGGGACGCAAAATCTTCGAGTGCCTGGGCAACAAGGTGGCCACTTTTCTGGGCTACGGCACTGATGGAGCCCTCTTCGTGTTTGGCAACTTTCTGGTGGAGAACGATGTCTTCGCCTTCGCCATCCTGCCAGTGATTTTCTTCTTCAGCTTCTTTATCTCCATCCTGTACTACCTGGGTGCGATGCAATGGGTGGTGATCAAATTGGGCTGGATCCTGCAGTCAATTTTGGGCACCACCGTCTGCGAGAGCGTGACGGCGGCCGCCAACATCTTCCTGGGCATGTCCGAGAGTCCACTGCTCATCCGTCCGTACATCAACAAGCTGACCAAGAGTGAGATCCACAGCATCATGGTGTCTGGCTTTGCCACGGTTTCCGGCACTGTTCTGGCTGCCTACCTCTCCTTCGGCGCCTCGGCCGCCCATCTGATCACCTCCTCGGTGATGGCAGCTCCCGCCACCCTGGCAATTTCCAAGCTCTACATGCCGGAGACGGAGGAGAGCCAAACCACCTCAGACTCAATAGAATTGGAGAAATC ACAAGATTCCTCATTATTGGACGCCGCATCCAGTGGAGCAAGCAATGCCGTGCCCATCGTCCTGGGCATCATCGCCAACATTGTGGCCTTTGTAGCCTTTGTTGCCTTCCTGAACGGCCTGGTCAGCTGGTTGGGGTATTTGGTGGGCGTCGATGACATCGACTTTGAATGGATATTCTCCAAGCTATTTATCCCACTCGTCTGGGCAATGGGCGTGCCCAAGGAGGACTGCAACATAATTGCTAAGGTCGTGGCCACCAAGACCATAATCAACGAGTTCGTTGCCTATGAACGTCTGGGACAGTACATAGAAAGTGGCGAAATTACA GCCCGCAGTGCTGGAATCGCTACCTTTGCCATTTGCGGCTTTGCCAATCCCAGTTCCTTGGGTATCCTGATAGGATCCTTGAGCGCCATGGCGCCACATCGTCGTTCCACGATCACAGCCGTGGCCTTCCGAGCCTTTGTGGTCGGCAGTATTGTCTGCTTTGTGTCTGCCAGTTTTGCAG GTATTCTCCTGCAAGAAGACGATGAAAGAACCAGCTACAATGTGATTATGGAGAAATTGGGACGAAGAAATGTTACAAAGTTTTAG
- the CNT2 gene encoding uncharacterized transporter YutK isoform X1, whose product MNNQVALGQMMTDTTSKGALNNGYEMDHKELSIPDIEEFKELPPIDSNESVTKKTYWDSNPKVVRIVKILLYVALHLVVVGYFSYATYHYNDITNYECTWSGSTNPLCGINFCSGYGMLVLLLGFIYLGLFYYYIFKDTVGVYLYRHFLGPLSKKWHSFSRTRIVSLASIVLLLVLLGIFLFFETKDEPQKLVSLVAPCFFILCGYVFSTKRAAIKWRVVITGITSQFLLGIICIRWEVGRKIFECLGNKVATFLGYGTDGALFVFGNFLVENDVFAFAILPVIFFFSFFISILYYLGAMQWVVIKLGWILQSILGTTVCESVTAAANIFLGMSESPLLIRPYINKLTKSEIHSIMVSGFATVSGTVLAAYLSFGASAAHLITSSVMAAPATLAISKLYMPETEESQTTSDSIELEKSQDSSLLDAASSGASNAVPIVLGIIANIVAFVAFVAFLNGLVSWLGYLVGVDDIDFEWIFSKLFIPLVWAMGVPKEDCNIIAKVVATKTIINEFVAYERLGQYIESGEITARSAGIATFAICGFANPSSLGILIGSLSAMAPHRRSTITAVAFRAFVVGSIVCFVSASFAGILLQEDDERTSYNVIMEKLGRRNVTKF is encoded by the exons ATGAATAACCAAGTGGCCTTGGGCCAGATG ATGACAGATACCACTTCTAAAGGTGCCCTTAACAACGGCTACGAAATGGATCAT AAGGAACTTAGCATACCAGACATTGAGGAGTTTAAGGAGCTCCCACCCATCGACAGCAATGAAAGTGTCACAAAAAAAACCTATTGGGACTCGAATCCAAAAGTTGTTCGCATTGTAAAGATCTTGCTATATGTTGCTCTGCATCTTGTGGTTGTCGGCTACTTTTCCTATGCCACTTACCATTATAATGATATAA cTAACTACGAATGCACCTGGAGTGGGAGCACCAATCCCCTCTGTGGCATCAACTTTTGCAGTGGATATGGAATGCTAGTCCTTCTCCTGGGATTCATCTACTTGGGTCTCTTTTACTATTACATATTTAAGGACACTGTTGGAGTCTATCTGTACAGACATTTTTTGGGACCTTTATCCAAGAAATGGCACAGCTTTAGCAGAACCCG aatTGTGTCACTTGCTTCCATTGTCCTTCTTCTAGTCCTGTTGGGCATTTTCCTCTTCTTTGAGACTAAAGATGAGCCTCAGAAGCTGGTATCATTGGTAGCACCCTGCTTCTTCATCCTGTGCGGATACGTTTTCTCCACCAAGCGAGCGGCCATTAAATGGCGCGTGGTCATCACCGGAATCACTTCCCAGTTCCTGCTCGGCATCATCTGCATCCGCTGGGAGGTGGGACGCAAAATCTTCGAGTGCCTGGGCAACAAGGTGGCCACTTTTCTGGGCTACGGCACTGATGGAGCCCTCTTCGTGTTTGGCAACTTTCTGGTGGAGAACGATGTCTTCGCCTTCGCCATCCTGCCAGTGATTTTCTTCTTCAGCTTCTTTATCTCCATCCTGTACTACCTGGGTGCGATGCAATGGGTGGTGATCAAATTGGGCTGGATCCTGCAGTCAATTTTGGGCACCACCGTCTGCGAGAGCGTGACGGCGGCCGCCAACATCTTCCTGGGCATGTCCGAGAGTCCACTGCTCATCCGTCCGTACATCAACAAGCTGACCAAGAGTGAGATCCACAGCATCATGGTGTCTGGCTTTGCCACGGTTTCCGGCACTGTTCTGGCTGCCTACCTCTCCTTCGGCGCCTCGGCCGCCCATCTGATCACCTCCTCGGTGATGGCAGCTCCCGCCACCCTGGCAATTTCCAAGCTCTACATGCCGGAGACGGAGGAGAGCCAAACCACCTCAGACTCAATAGAATTGGAGAAATC ACAAGATTCCTCATTATTGGACGCCGCATCCAGTGGAGCAAGCAATGCCGTGCCCATCGTCCTGGGCATCATCGCCAACATTGTGGCCTTTGTAGCCTTTGTTGCCTTCCTGAACGGCCTGGTCAGCTGGTTGGGGTATTTGGTGGGCGTCGATGACATCGACTTTGAATGGATATTCTCCAAGCTATTTATCCCACTCGTCTGGGCAATGGGCGTGCCCAAGGAGGACTGCAACATAATTGCTAAGGTCGTGGCCACCAAGACCATAATCAACGAGTTCGTTGCCTATGAACGTCTGGGACAGTACATAGAAAGTGGCGAAATTACA GCCCGCAGTGCTGGAATCGCTACCTTTGCCATTTGCGGCTTTGCCAATCCCAGTTCCTTGGGTATCCTGATAGGATCCTTGAGCGCCATGGCGCCACATCGTCGTTCCACGATCACAGCCGTGGCCTTCCGAGCCTTTGTGGTCGGCAGTATTGTCTGCTTTGTGTCTGCCAGTTTTGCAG GTATTCTCCTGCAAGAAGACGATGAAAGAACCAGCTACAATGTGATTATGGAGAAATTGGGACGAAGAAATGTTACAAAGTTTTAG